DNA from Brassica napus cultivar Da-Ae chromosome C4, Da-Ae, whole genome shotgun sequence:
TGGCCATAAAGGTGAAACCTTGGCCAAATAGGAAATCTCTTGGCCAAATTGAATTTTCTATTGGCCAAATATGAAATCTAGTCAAACTAATAAAATCATCTTGGCCGATTCCTCTTGGCCAAAATTCCTTGGTCAAAGTCTTTGGAATAATCTATCTTGGCCAAATCTATATCATTAGCAAAACTTAAAATCTTGGCCGAATTTAAAATCCTATTAATCTATTCAGACTTAATTTATTTCTGACTATTTGTTGCACACCTTGATTTATTTAATGCAtgatgttttcaaaattattgtctaagagaacaaaatttGATAGTAAATTACCTAAGTTTGAGATTCAATACGAGATAAATGAACATTTAGTGTTATTATCTCGAGGGAGAGAATCAGAGAATCCCTAAATAAGTTAAGCATCCACGACAACAATagcccaaatcaaatctaaaaacaaaattgCACAACATAAAGATTATATGGAGATTAATGATTGGCAAACCGGTCATGCCATTCCGGTTAAGTATGCGACATTCTATTGAATGGTTTAAGATATGTTGTCCCTTTGAATAAGGGAATTGATAATAAGAGTACTCACCatgatatttctaaaataaGTAAGGAATTTCGTGGGCTTGATCACCCACGGATGGACTGATCATCCATCATATGTGACGACATATGGTTGTACATATCCTTGTCAAAATCTGCAATAAGTTTGCAAGAGTAATTGGTGATACCGGTGGATTTATGAATCCTTATAAGTTGCAGCAAAATTTGTTCGCATAATGTCAAAGAACAAATAGAGACTCTCCCATAAATTTGATAAAGGGTCAAGAATTAATATTCCCATATAGAGAACTTAAATAAGTTGCTCCACCACAAAGTTATAAGATGGGATTTGAAATTGAATTAAGTGTATACGTTGGATATAAATCTCCATAAGAAACATAAGGCCATGAGAGATATGATTAAGGCTAAGCCATGGATTAGATAAATCCGTATATCCAACATCATAAATCCGTATATCCAACATCAGAGAGAGAATATGAATAATGATCCTCAAATATGAATATAGAATAAGAGTCCAAAGAATAAATCATTCTCAGAACTTAAACAAGTCAATTTCCAGACATGTTTGATGACCCAAACTGAAATATACCAGCGGGTTATGCtctaataaaattgatattggaCTTAGTTAAGATAAGACGGTTCCATACATGTATTACTCGGAAATAAGAAGAGCATAAAATTGAAATGGCAGATCCGAAATTAAGGTTGTCCAAAGGAAACCTTAGACATGGCCATGAATAAAGATTAGGTACGTGAAAATAATATGATCTAAATGCATTATGTCATGTGTGGATTATAAATGGAACCGATAAAATAATATCGACGTCGATgatgatataatatttgaatacaaaagcGCTTGACaaaagcgaggatcatgaaaccAACGTCTATCTTAGAGTGCACTCAGAGAAATTACTCAGAGAAATTGATTAAGCAAATTGATAATGCTATAAGACGTGGTATATGAAATCTCTTAAGAGAAGAGATGTAGTCAAACCAGTTGGACATAAATAAGTCTTTGGTGAGAATACATAATAAGAATGGAGAAATTGCATAAGGTTCTCACAAAGACCTGGAATCAATTATAAAGGAGACATACTcatatgtggtggatgcaacgaCATTCTGATTCCTTATAAGTCTggcaaataaaatacatatctataCGGTCCACTGGATAACAAAATTTATGTAAAAGTTCCAGAGGGTATCGAACTACCGAAcatcaagttctcgagaacaatattgaatatcctaggaacctcggAGAAATTTCCCAAAGATAGAACACATCAAGAAAGAATTCGAATTCAACATGAAAGGTTTTGGGAAAACAAGATTATATATTGGATTATACATTGAGCACCTTGAAAAGAAAATCCTTATGCATCAAATGACATACATAACATGCTCAAGAAGTTTGATATGGACTAAGCTTACGAATTGACAAGTCTCATATTTATAAGGTCcctcagtttaaaaaaaaagataatttcggccctaatgaagaaaatgaagagaTCCTTGGTCCCGAAATGCCATGTCTAAGTGCCATAAAGTTTTAATGGATTTGGCGAGCCATACAAGGCTAGATACATAATTTGCCGTAATTTATTAGCTAGATGTAGCTCATGatcgacccaaaggcactgaaacgagattaaacatgttcttcgttacctgcaaggaacgaaagacttgggtctattttatactaaccataacaaagatggtttagttggctttgctgatgcatgttatttatcagatccacacaatgctcgatcacagacaggctatgtctttacacatggaggtacggcCATATCATAGCGTTCCATGAAACAGACGATCGCGGCCAAATCTTCGAACCATTCGAAAATATTGGCcatacatgaggccagccgcgagtgtgtctggttgaggtcgatgacccaacatGTCCGATCAAATTATGGGATGGCCGAGTGCAAGAAGCCGACCTGTTCACCAAATCACTTCGtacctgcacgttcaggaagctcacgcatccGATTGGGATGCGTAGACTGAAAGATCTTCAGTGATGTTCAGAACAGGGGGAgtatacgtgttgtactctttttccttcaccatggttttgtcccactgggttttcctggtaaggttttaatgagacaacatCTAAAGTGTATTACaatccctgtatggttatgacatccaagggggagtgttaaaaatcatattgtgaatgtccataaccggtccggtccatgaccggcccaatacctagagagagaggcggccccaggagagagagagagagagagaggcggttTAGACTTAGAGAGAAgggaaaaccctagtttccttttttcttgtatttgtatacttttcatatttatgtatttatttttatctcttTGTAATTCTCATGTATAAGGACatcatatattatgattaatgATAAGAAGTTACATATTCTAATCTTTAAGTTTACAACATCTAGCTAGTATAATGTAAATCTATTATAATGtaattatgtgtatatatagaaAACAACTTTCTATATAGAAAACTTAAATACAACTATTTATGTGAATATGATTGTTAACAAGTTTATACATGACAAAAAGAGCGTTACACTATAATTCTATCAACATAATTAAAGTTTATTTACAAGTGTCATTTACTTCACTGCTAAGTGtgtttgggaaaaaaaaagaggaatgtAAGGCTATTTTTATTGGGGTATTTAAAGGGGTTTTTAGGGGGTGGTTTAAAGGGTTTGAGCCCCACAAAAGCATAAGAATCGGTTACAAAAGTAATGAATTAAAGATGGATCTTGGTTAGTTTCTTGTACTGTTTGCGGACTctactgacacgtggcggcctgCGATTAGttccctttttaattttttttttaatcagataaaaaaaaaaataccccTCTAACAGTTTCAGTGGTAATCATGCCCTAAGTCGGCCAATTATCGAGCAACACGTGTAGTGGGTTTCTTCCATGTACCAATCAGTTTGCAAGTAATAGGATTCTTTATGATATTTAAGGTAGTTAACTTGGTTATTTATCTTCAATGTCAAAATTTGTTTTCCCTTGATCCACTGGTTTaactatagtatatatatatatttcaatataatCTCTTGATTTGATTGTATTAATACAAAAAGTCTAGTTCAAATGAAATAGATGgggaaaaaacaaagaaagaagaaagagataaaaATGAATGGTTAAGATTGGTTAGGGTATGAattgtaatattacataatatatacacaATAGTGTAGCCATGAGTTTCATATGATCATTTGTCaacttatagtttttttttatagttatacAATGCAAATTCCGACgactaaaaaaaaacagtgcAAATTTCCATTATAAAACagactccttttttttattcaacTGGATGAAAAAAGACATTACACAGAGATCACATTTGTCTGAATCCTTCCGAAGTTCCGATTGATTCTTTTTTATATCTTAGCATGACTCTCTtgcacatataatatataaactcaaacaacttttatttttaaactatatatatatttatgatcaTCATGATGCAATTCTTCAttcgaaattatattttgtcTGCTGCGGCTTCTCTTGAAAATGCTGGTTGATGTTGAGTTGCTCCAACATGTTTGCGTTCATTCTCTCACTTTCCCTCCTCCGGTATTCGCTCACCTCTTCTCTTAGCCTACTCATCTCTTCCCTCTGCCCACTCGCCTCTTCTGTTAGCCGACGAACTTCTCCATTCAATTGTTCGATCAAGTCTGCAACAACAACTACGTACGTATCAGAAGAAATGCAACCACAGATTCCACGTTTATACATCATATTGAAAAATCTTATCTTTTTACAATACATATATGTTTACACCTTTCTTTAGTAATGAAGATTTATGAGTAATTAAGAAAGATCTAACACTTAATAAATGGTCAACCGCTCGCTTTTTAATTCCAGAGCaagatatatatcatttaaatgaCAAAAGTATTAATAAAGCTTAAAGTTGTTTCCACAACTGGGTATCAGATCATGCAAGTAACCATCGATGAAAAGTCTCGTCAAATAAACTATATCTGACATCCTCACAAAAAGTAGATGAGAGTACCTTCACGAAGTCGTGCATGCGCCTCCCCTGCATGAAGACGAATCCTAAATTGCACGCACTCGTCATCCGCCGTCATTCTTTCTCTCTGCATACAAcaagaatataatatacaagttattaattaacaaaatatatctcACAGGAACAGACCGTGACAAGTAAGATGGTGATCACCTTCTCAAGCTTGAGCTCGGCAGTCAATATATCAATCTGAGTCTCAAGTGTCTCGACTTTGTCTTCCAACTCGGACTCATGCAGCGCCTTCTTCTCCTTTGAACGTGCAGCTGATTCCCGGTTCGACAAGGCTCTGAAATGATATATATGATCCAATGGATATATATAAATGtcacaaaaaacaaatatttatacaatCTAAGCTAAGCTATAGGAGATCAATTGAGTACATTTTGAGATGCTTAGGATCAGATTCTGCCATCTCTTTCAGTTCGTTAGAGGCGGCAATCTTACTCAGTTGATCTGCATTAAACAGGCCTGAGAAGACAGACGACGGCTGACTACTCCCTGAGCCTATTGAGGAGGAGTCGAGCATCGTGTGTGGAACCTGAGATAACATCGACTGCGAGGGGCTTGATCCCGGGATGAAATTCTGCGACCCGAACTGGAATGGCTGACCTGTCGGTGGGATCCGGAGACGCAGTGGAAAGGGTGGAAGTGAGCTTCCGCTAGGCGGCGGCATGGTTGCTCTGTTGGAACTCTCGTCACCAAAAGGGTTAGCCCTCGGGTATTGGCTGAGACCGGAGTATGAAGGAGGAATATCGGCGTGACCATCCATCGATACGGAGACGAAGAACGGCGTCGAGTCTCTGCATCATATCGACAGATTAGGGCTAAAAAAGTtacataaatatacatatatacatatatatagctcttgaaaaaaaaacttagatacATGACTAGAATCATAAAAGGTTCAAAATGAGTGTCATCATCAGTTAGTttatagagaaagaaaaaaaccacTGAAACATTTAGTAAGAATATATCagagttttaccaaaaaaaaaaaaaagaatataccaGAGCTAGGAAGAGGAGATTACACCTCAAATAGTTTATGGCTTTCGAAAATGCTTTTGTTGCATGATACTTGCACGAGCTAGGTATTTATATTTACGGTTTCTGTTCATTTCCGAAAAGATaggaaaaaaagacaaaagagactAGTTAGGAATCTTGTATTGGTCAAGATgcaaatatatgtttttgtcaTCATCACAGTTAAAGTTCTTTACAAGTGTCATTCACTGCTAAGTGTGTTTGAGGGAAAAAggaatgtaattttttttgaaaggaATGTAATCTTTTTGAAAGGAATGTAATTGTTGACTATTAGCTACAGATAATTTAAGTCAGACCAATTACCGAACAGCACGTTTCTTCCTTGTACCAATCAGTTTGATAGGGGTGGACACTTTATTCgctaatttgatttgatttgttattCGTTTCAATTTGAT
Protein-coding regions in this window:
- the LOC106420740 gene encoding bZIP transcription factor 29-like codes for the protein MDGHADIPPSYSGLSQYPRANPFGDESSNRATMPPPSGSSLPPFPLRLRIPPTGQPFQFGSQNFIPGSSPSQSMLSQVPHTMLDSSSIGSGSSQPSSVFSGLFNADQLSKIAASNELKEMAESDPKHLKIALSNRESAARSKEKKALHESELEDKVETLETQIDILTAELKLEKRERMTADDECVQFRIRLHAGEAHARLREDLIEQLNGEVRRLTEEASGQREEMSRLREEVSEYRRRESERMNANMLEQLNINQHFQEKPQQTKYNFE